One segment of Cryptococcus neoformans var. grubii H99 chromosome 2, complete sequence DNA contains the following:
- a CDS encoding large subunit ribosomal protein L11, translating into MSKAAVAQIVKIIVPAGKAAPTPPVGPALGARGVKAMDFCKEFNAKTAHYQTSLPIPTMITINPDRTFSFATRTPPVSYLLKKTTGIDKGSGQGMKVKTGQVSLKHVYEIAKIKCMDEDLKAVGLERVARGVVGTARSLGLEVVP; encoded by the exons ATGTCAAAGGCAGCTGTTGCCCAAATAGTT AAAATTATCGTCCCCGCAGGCAAGGCTGCTCCAACACCACCCGTTGGTCCCGCTTTGGGTGCTCGAGGTGTAAAGGCCATGGACTTTTGCAAGGAATT CAACGCAAAGACAGCACATTATCAAACGTCCCTTCCTATCCCTACGATGATCACCATCAACCCCGACCGAACATTTTCATTCGCTACTCGAACACCTCCCGTATCCTACCTATTGAAAAAAACAACTGGGATTGACAAGGGTTCAGGACAAGGAATGAAAGTGAAGACGGGTCAGGTCAGCTTGAAGCATGTGTATGAGATTGCAAAGATAAAATGTATGGATGAGGATTTGAAGGCTGTTGGGCTTGAGCGGGTTGCGAGAGGAGTTGTGGGCACAGCGAGGAGTTTGGGATTAGAAGTTGTCCCTTAG
- a CDS encoding iron ion transporter has product MYQYITSFLYWLRIFGFGRHPTSTNVRRLYPFLGSSFLLSTAIHGQRATQNVSTMALTDYFSPVAFFILLRESLEAGIIIAVLLGFITQIIPKPSSRPRTLSAAGHPSDLPRHSGESSQSENSGTQLLSSGRASIERGYGASRSMSPATVERLEVDNVAGEVGKDEGLLGADVDRRAIMKKMRLQIWSGAILGGSVAIAIGAVFLYVFYTYTRDLWQDAENLWEGGFCLLAAILILVMSLAFLRLPHAQTKWRLKLLSAYQSQSNDVESDSRSGSPDGRPHDNGLLHPSHVTTDSHRRRPNRASAILFGLPFITVLREGLEGIVFLGGIGLSESPSSVIGGGIFGLFAGALCAYLLFSSTTPLSVHTFTTFSSLLLFLIGAGLASRSAYALERQYFINHVGAAAAESGNGPGSYRVKGNIWHLTWWDPEPGSGDNWAQVAQAVLGWNNTGTWWTVSTYMFYWLFITFTLIYMKWAEGRCAIFGVLSSRGKELERSRRVRGTARDDDEEVLLDDRSDLGE; this is encoded by the exons ATGTACCAGTACATAACTAGCTTTCTATACTGGCTACGGATTTTCGGTTTCGGCCGTCATCCGACTTCGACGAACGTCCGACGCCTATATCCTTTTCTTGGCTCTTcattccttctttcaaCTGCTATTCACGGCCAAAGAGCCACTCAAAACGTGTCCACAATGGCACTCACAGACTATTTCTCA CCGGTggcattcttcatcctccttcgAGAAAGTCTCGAAGCAGGCATCATCA TCGCTGTGCTTCTAGGTTTCATTACTCAAATTATCCCCAAACCATCATCGCGCCCTCGCACTCTCTCAGCTGCCGGTCACCCATCTGACCTTCCACGCCACTCGGGGGAATCTTCACAGTCGGAGAACTCGGGTACTCAACTCCTCTCTTCTGGCCGTGCGAGTATAGAAAGGGGGTATGGTGCTTCAAGAAGCATGTCGCCTGCGACAGTAGAGAGACTTGAGGTTGATAATGTGGCGGGGGAAGTAGGCAAAGATGAGGGGTTGCTTGGTGCCGATGTGGATCGACGTGCGataatgaagaagatgagattGCAGATCTGGAGTGGAGCGATTTTGGGCGGTAGTGTAGCCATTGCAATTGGTGCTGTTTTTCTTTACGTC TTTTATACGTACACCAGAGACCTGTGGCAAGATGCGGAAAACCTATGGGAAGGCGGGTTTTGTCTTCTCGCAGCTATCCTAATCCTGGTCATGTCCCTGGCTTTCCTCCGACTCCCCCACGCCCAAACCAAATGGCGATTAAAACTGTTGAGTGCATATCAATCGCAGTCCAACGACGTCGAGTCTGATTCTCGATCCGGTTCTCCTGACGGACGCCCTCATGATAACGGTCTCCTTCACCCATCACACGTTACTACAGACTCTCATCGCAGGCGACCTAATCGAGCTTCCGCTATCCTCTTTGGGTTGCCATTCATCACTGTCCTCCGTGAAGGTCTTGAAGGGATCGTGTTCTTGGGCGGTATTGGCCTTTCAGAGTCGCCTTCATCCGTCATTGGCGGCGGCATTTTTGGTCTCTTCGCAGGTGCTCTCTGCGCTTATCTCCTGTTCTCATCCACCACTCCGCTCTCTGTTCACACTTTTACCACattttcctctctccttcttttcctcattGGAGCTGGGCTTGCGTCTCGCTCCGCTTATGCTCTTGAACGTCAATACTTTATCAACCATGTAGGCGCAGCTGCTGCCGAGAGTGGTAATGGCCCTGGCAGTTATCGCGTCAAGGGTAACATCTGGCATTTGACTTGGTGGGATCCCGAACCGGGGAGCGGGGATAATTGGGCGCAAGTCGCACAGGCCGTTCTGGGATGGAACAATACTGGTACTTGGTGGACCGT CTCAACCTACATGTTCTATTGGCTATTCATAACATTTACTCTCATCTACATGAAATGGGCCGAAGGCCGTTGCGCTATCTTCGGCGTCCTCTCATCTAGGGGTAAAGAGCTCGAGAGGAGTCGTCGGGTGAGAGGCACGGCCcgtgacgatgatgaggaggtgCTCTTAGATGACCGTAGTGATCTTGGCGAGTAA
- a CDS encoding hormone-sensitive lipase has protein sequence MIDQLLGRPSPNLRRSQVFIVLFFCIWRLYKGDGAPRPFPSRTESALAPGPSGRGGQKVRDRAGKSWIWRLWIQLVGKRAVMWMSKLNERLKRFTPYQLILATLTLVYALRHFDDLLGISAPEPLARMYTRSYYRATYVNTAFDAGFSIAMNIRPKWLKDICSMLFSAYYLAYASEGDEVLRRFRAVCSVEMLRTTWEKTKNPYIRLITSSHRVRLPIVRTVTIARPSNSSRSSLPPVKAMLFFPGSEEELASATELIVDFPGGGFIAMGPECHEERLRIWAKRTGKPVLGVDYGKAPEYPYPWAIEEGFDAYRTLMETKGEVIGITSGKLAIVLTGDSAGGNICATIMLRILEHPTGIPKPVSMILAYPALDFNFTSWMSPQNLRVLRTEQSETQIPGLVHGKDHMRHKAPLSVVDDLDDRSRKGGGSKQKSWAKTLSGKLPGVSPKKEDGVKSYPQSPAASGWKSLPRSMSARLTGWIGKEEENTHEEDDEEEIQKVGRDQRRDAEKSLAERVKTPREERRFEFTRLDSPAPLEGKEEQDLQVNEMVETKSKKVPIGTRLTMTSRVGYFQDRIISPSMMRAMAILYIGPARNPDFETDYYISPILAPPHLLAHFPPVYFISGERDPFVDDTVIFSGKIREAKRARKVQAETVALSNSFKHGETLRMSSGKRGGKYIAAKMDTPDPILSELDDDWVQMRIIEGWGHGFMQMSSLMREVDPVLMEMADWIDESFEKAKEKQRDLEKLQAARMAIPTSPLSEDGSRTPVETTLLNNGIPAHSVHIKPSREYGQATPGQAFKRSDLGTAFAGDAEVDDGKDNMVTFTPKTKKRIPPPSNFHTVPRRPSKESLALQRSPSAPKFDADETGSSGEAMTIQTPPLVNSAKRFLSVQGTPKGSGAFALFGPGKSAPSSKPRSGRISPTLFGIPRISPSPAGTNSVPVTESSTNKITRPPLSGAASAPDKPKKGLVAAAVASARAASPALAAAGFAPQSVGNVSEAELLRRRRMEAVYGIGETKDGTGNEVDE, from the exons ATGATTGACCAACTCCTCGGCCGTCCCTCTCCAAACCTTCGCCGCTCACAGGTAttcatcgtcctcttcttctgtatATGGCGGCTGTACAAAGGTGACGGCGCACCCCGACCCTTTCCCTCAAGGACAGAGTCAGCGCTCGCCCCAGGGCCTAGTGGACGGGGGGGCCAAAAAGTGAGAGACAGGGCTGGCAAATCGTGGATATGGAGATTGTGGATCCAGTTAGTTGGGAAAAGGGCGGTGATGTGGATGAGCAAGCTCAATGAGCGGCTGA AAAGGTTCACACCTTATCAACTGATATTGGCCACTTTGACACTAGTATATGCCTTAAGACATTTTGATGATCTGTTAGGAATCAGTG CGCCTGAACCTTTAGCAAGGATG TATACTCGGTCGTACTATCGCGCGACATATGTCAACACGGCATTTGATGCGGGATTCTCTATAGCCATGAACATACGACCCAAATGGTTGAAGGACATTTGCAGCATGTTGTTCTCCGCCTATTACCTTGCCTATGCCAGTGAAGGCGATGAGGTA CTCAGGCGGTTCCGCGCCGTATGCTCTGTGGAAATGCTTCGGACTACATGggagaagacaaagaatcCCTAT ATTCGCCTCATAACATCGAGCCATCGTGTCCGTTTACCCATAGTCCGAACAGTCACCATCGCTCGTCCCTCTAATTCATCAAGATCCTCATTACCACCTGTTAAAGCAATGCTCTTTTTCCCAGGttcagaagaggagctTGCTTCTGCCACAGAGCTCATTGTAGACTTTCCGGGGGGCGGTTTTATTGCAATGGGTCCCGAATGTCATGAGGAGAGATTGCGCATATGGGCTAAACGAACAGGGAAGCCAGTACTAGGTGTGGATTACGGAAAGGCCCCGGAAT ATCCATATCCATGGGCAATAGAGGAAGGCTTTGATGCCTATCGCACCCTTATGGAGACAAAAGGAGAAGTTATCGGCATCACGAGTGGCAAGCTCGCGATTGTACTGACAGGCGACTCTGC AGGAGGTAATATCTGCGCCACCATTATGCTACGTATTCTTGAACACCCTACTGGCATCCCAAAACCTGTCTCCATGATTCTTGCCTATCCCGCTCTCGATTTCAATTTCACTTCCTGGATGTCCCCACAAAACCTTCGCGTCCTCCGCACTGAGCAAAGCGAGACACAAATACCTGGTCTCGTCCATGGGAAAGACCATATGCGTCATAAAGCGCCGCTAAGCGTGGTTGATGATCTGGACGATAGAAGCCGAAAAGGCGGCGGTAGCAAGCAGAAGAGCTGGGCAAAGACGCTTTCAGGCAAGCTTCCCGGAGTAAGTCCGAAAAAAGAGGACGGGGTAAAGAGCTACCCTCAAAGCCCGGCAGCATCGGGGTGGAAATCATTACCTCGAAGTATGTCAGCTAGGCTGACTGGATGGATtggtaaagaagaagagaatacacacgaggaagacgacgaagaagagattcAGAAGGTTGGGCGGGATCAAAGGAGGGACGCAGAAAAGTCTCTGGCGGAAAGGGTAAAAACCCCccgagaagaaagaagatttGAGTTTACCCGACTGGATTCACCTGCCCCTCtagaggggaaggaagaacaaGACTTGCAAGTGAacgagatggtggagacgAAGAGTAAAAAGGTGCCTATTGGTACCAGATTGACAATGACAAGCCGAGTGGGATACTTTCAAGATAGGATCATCTCTCCTAGTATG ATGCGTGCCATGGCGATACTTTACATTGGTCCCGCTCGTAACCCAGACTTTGAAACGGATTATTACATCTCCCCAATCCTTGCgcctcctcatctcctgGCTCACTTTCCTCCTGTATATTTCATTTCCGGCGAGCGCGACCCATTCGTCGACGACACAGTGATTTTCTCAGGCAAAATTAGAGAAGCTAAGCGAGCTCGCAAAGTTCAAGCCGAGACTGTCGCTCTGAGCAATTCGTTCAAGCACGGCGAAACGCTTCGGATGAGCTCTGGAAAACGCGGAGGGAAATACATTGCTGCAAAAATGGACACACCTGACCCGATATTGTCAGAGCTGGATGATGACTGGGTTCAAATGAGAATAATCGAAGGCTGGGGGCATGGGTTCATGCAAATGTCGTCATTGATGCGTGAAGTGGACCCCGTGTTGATGGAGATGGCAGACTGGATTGACGAGTCATTTGaaaaggcgaaggagaaACAAAGGGATCTGGAGAAATTACAAGCGGCTAGAATGGCTATTCCGACTTCTCCACTATCTGAGGACGGCAGTCGTACGCCTGTGGAAACCACTCTCCTCAACAACGGTATCCCTGCCCATTCTGTCCATATCAAGCCCTCACGAGAATATGGCCAGGCCACCCCTGGCCAAGCATTCAAGCGAAGTGATCTTGGCACAGCCTTTGCCGGTGATGCAGAAGTGGACGACGGCAAAGACAATATGGTGACATTTACCCCCAAAACTAAAAAAAGGATTCCGCCACCGTCGAATTTCCACACGGTGCCGCGTCGACCATCTAAAGAATCTCTTGCATTGCAGCGTTCACCATCTGCGCCCAAGTTTGATGCGGACGAGACTGGGTCTTCTGGAGAGGCTATGACGATCCAAACACCACCTCTTGTCAACTCTGCCAAGCGTTTCCTGTCGGTACAGGGTACGCCCAAGGGTTCGGGTGCGTTTGCACTCTTTGGTCCGGGAAAGAGTGCGCCTTCATCCAAACCCCGTTCTGGAAGGATTTCTCCTACTCTATTTGGTATTCCTCGGATATCTCCGTCGCCTGCGGGAACAAACAGTGTCCCAGTAACTGAGAGTAGTACAAACAAGATAACTAGGCCGCCTCTATCAGGGGCTGCATCTGCACCGGACAAACCCAAGAAGGGTCTCGTTGCCGCGGCAGTCGCCAGCGCCCGTGCTGCCAGTCCTGCATTAGCTGCTGCAGGTTTTGCTCCTCAGAGCGTGGGTAACGTATCAGAAGCTGAATTATTGcgcaggagaaggatggaggcAGTTTATGGCATCGGAGAAACTAAAGATGGGACTGGTAATGAAGTGGATGAATAA
- a CDS encoding E3 ubiquitin-protein ligase UBR7, whose amino-acid sequence MGSPSSSARLTLLPSNYLSSQNPSSEITLQSLIDVSDRMANEAKEALPYNFDECSYSKGYLRQSVWSCLDCGEKGVCYGCSISCHSEHRLVELWTKRSFRCDCPTVSMQAEQPSGSKRRKCVLNRPETQPQLPNEKNRYSKNFQGKFCRCGRDYDPETEEEAMLCCLGCEDWFHETCLNLRQPADKTSNLSQPLAEDPQLPTLVTAPDDAPSVLATEEGEEEEGEGDEQVLIPSDTYDSLICGECVLSNSFLTSQAGKEGFMIIEPRESSWVVVGRDIRQEDEVTVGLGEKRGLEESHETSKRVKLDDGSEARERDAFTDSERRKGKGDIFLAHGVRNRLKFQLDTDTISSLPFPLEDEEIYEPPQDVEQEETIEEATSRVVSSLPRIQAIEALYGYQRLKEQLNDMLRSHVQSGKTVSKEDIEELFEKLKATRERR is encoded by the exons ATGGgatctccttcctcttcggcACGTCTTACTCTACTCCCTTCCAATTACCTCTCATCCCAGAACCCCTCTTCGGAGATTACCCTTCAATCGCTTATAGATGTGTCCGATCGCATGGCAAATGAAGCAAAAGAGGCTCTTCCGTACAACTTTGATGAGTGCTCTTACAGCAAAGGCTATTTGAGACAATCTGTATGGTCATGTTTAG ATTGCGGCGAGAAGGGCGTATGCTACGGCTGTTCTATATCCTGTCATTCAG AACATCGACTGGTAGAGCTCTGGACCAAACGATCTTTCCGGTGCGACTGTCCGACGGTCTCGATGCAGGCTGAACAACCATCTGGTAGTAAAAGACGCAAATGTGTCCTCAATCGGCCAGAAACGCAACCGCAGCTCCCAAATGAAAAGAATCGCTATTCCAAAAATTTTCAAGGCAAGTTTTGCAGATGTGGTAGGGATTATGATCCCgagacagaagaggaagccaTGTTATGCTGTTTGGGGTGCGAG GACTGGTTTCACGAAACATGTCTCAATCTGCGGCAACCGGCGGATAAGACATCGAATCTCTCGCAGCCTTTGGCAGAAGATCCTCAGCTTCCAACACTCGTGACAGCCCCAGATGATGCGCCATCTGTTTTAGCCACTGAAgagggcgaagaagaagaaggagaaggagatgaacaGGTTTTGATCCCTTCAGATACCTACGATTCTCTCATTTGTGGCGAATGTGTTCTCTCAAATTCATTCTTGACCTCTCAAgcagggaaggaaggtttCATGATCATTGAACCGAGAGAATCAAGCTGGGTAGTCGTTGGAAGAGACATTCggcaagaggatgaggtaACAGTCGGGCtaggagagaaaagaggtCTGGAGGAGAGCCACGAGACGAGTAAAAGAGTAAAACTGGATGACGGATCAGAAGCGAGAGAACGAGACGCATTTACAGATagtgagagaaggaaggggaaaggcGACATCTTTCTAGCTCACGGGGTGAGGAACAGACTCAAATTCCAGCTTGAT ACGGATACCATTTCAAGTCTCCCATTCCctttggaggatgaggagatttACGAGCCTCCGCAAGATGTGGAGCAAG AAGAAACGATAGAAGAGGCCACTTCGCGGGtcgtctcttctcttcctcgcatACAAGCAATAGAAGCTTTGTATGGCTATCAGAGGCTCAA GGAACAATTGAACGATATGCTCCGATCTCACGTACAATCAGGCAAAACGGTCAGCAAAGAAGACATTGAAGAGTTATTTGAGAAGCTCAAAGCTACCcgggagaggagatga
- a CDS encoding pre-mRNA-processing ATP-dependent RNA helicase PRP5 — MPRSPYRSSNRSYRSPSPSRNDRSRPSSSSRRLDNRKASRYDDDYSRDRERERERERDRDRARDYRDRDRDYDRVRDRDRYREDDRDRRRRDDREDRRREERDRDSDRKRDSERRSPMPTIRLEPNVSLASPAPETEEEKKRKAKERLETWKRQRALKEGKSAAATPEPKSPAPPPVTSGLPPKPTAFTLSRIGLPLKPTNPTPLKRSMTALDDEDTSDRKLQKLDLPDFDPEVQSGDAAQVGSIGADLAVADGDEDDDTVVKQEEEKMDIDEKVEEDEEEDPLDAFMRDNVQQVVEVNKADAKRMGLRVAEDGSDDEDQGKIVEKDKLAEAEALLQQAAAKSRKKDLPPPDHSKIDYEPFRKAFYVPPVEVMEMDEEEAELVRLEMDGIKIRGQDAPKPVRNWGAFGLPQGCLDVIKHQGWETPTSIQAQAIPAIMSGRDVIGIAKTGSGKTVAFLLPMLRHVRDQRPVSGSEGPIAVVMSPTRELATQIYKECQPFLKVLNIRASCCVGGSSISEDIAAMKKGAEVVICTPGRMIDLLTANNGRVTNVRRTTYIVMDEADRMFDMGFEPQVMKIINNVRPSAQKVLFSATFPKTMESLARRILVKPLEITVGGRSVVAPEIDQRVEVRDGDTKFTRLLEILGEMGEEHKDEDDFRTLIFVDRQESADDLFRELLQRGYVCASLHGGKEQVDRDEAIKNFKNGDVPIIVATSVAARGLDVKELKLVINYDAPNHMEDYVHRAGRTGRAGNKGTCITFITPEQERFSVDIVRALEASKAFIPDDLKKMSDSFLGKIKSGKARAAGSGYSGKGLERIERRREEKDRAEKTTYGDTSEALSLSSREGAVIPYKAKTNEFKPPETSHKGEADYTFTEIKVDIVNGPAPDRVPSQPVFNPKNAVASLPAQTLAALEKAKKEGRGVDAANLANVVAKLTQSIELTKAEKLGLAAATSAPRLAPGARTKDPDATDWHAIFPINDYPQKARWKATNKEQMTLLQEVSGASITMRGRFYPPGEEPALGGEPKLSLLIESNDEMRVRAAVEEIRRVLVEGSVQALNAVDRAGATGGRYAV, encoded by the exons ATGCCTAGATCACCATATAGATCATCAAATAGGAGCTATCGCAGCCCCTCGCCGTCCCGGAACGACCGCTCTCGCCCGAGCTCCTCTTCTAGACGTCTTGATAACCGAAAAGCCTCGAGGTACGACGATGACTATTCGAGGGAccgagagagagagagagaaagggaaagggataGAGATAGGGCTAGAGACTACAGGGATAGAGATAGGGATTATGATAGGGTGAGAGATAGGGATAGGTATCGTGAGGATGACCGAGACAGACGGAGGAGAGACGATAGAGAAGACAGGcggcgagaagagagggatcGAGATTCTGACCGCAAGAGAGATTCCGAGAGGAGATCCCCTATGCCGACCATCCGTCTGGAGCCTAATGTATCATTAGCTTCACCAGCTCCGGAAaccgaagaggagaaaaaaagaaaggcaAAAGAGAGACTGGAAACTTGGAAGCGCCAGCGTGCCTTGAAGGAGGGTAAGTCTGCAGCTGCAACACCTGAGCCGAAAAGCCCTGCACCTCCCCCCGTTACTT CTGGTCTGCCGCCCAAACCCACCGCCTTTACCCTCTCTCGTATTGGTCTCCCACTCAAACCCACAAATCCAACGCCACTCAAACGCAGCATGACAGCTCTTGACGACGAAGATACATCTGACCGCAAGCTACAAAAACTCGATCTACCTGACTTTGATCCTGAAGTGCAGTCAGGAGATGCGGCTCAGGTGGGCTCCATTGGTGCAGATTTGGCGGTGGcagatggtgatgaagatgatgatacggTGGTCAaacaggaggaagaaaagatggatATAGATGAGAaagtagaagaagatgaggaagaggatccGTTGGATGCGTTCATGAGAGACAACGTGCAGCAGGTCGTGGAGGTGAACAAGGCGGACGCCAAGCGAATGGGGTTACGGGTTGCTGAAGATGGCAGCGACGACGAGGATCAGGGAAAAATCgtggagaaggataagcTTGCCGAAGCGGAAGCATTGTTGCA GCAAGCTGCGGCTAAATCACGCAAGAAggatcttcctcctcctgacCATTCCAAGATCGACTATGAACCTTTCCGCAAGGCTTTCTACGTACCGCCTGTTGAAGTaatggagatggatgaggaagaagctgaatTAGTTCGTTTGGAAATGGACGGCATCAAAATTCGAGGACAGGATGCTCCAAAGCCAGTTAGGAACTGGGGCGCCTTTGGCCTGCCTCAGGGGTG TCTCGATGTAATCAAGCACCAAGGCTGGGAAACACCCACGTCCATTCAAGCCCAGGCTATCCCAGCTATAATGTCTGGCCGAGACGTCATCGGTATTGCTAAAACCGGTTCCGGTAAGACTGTTGCTTTCCTCTTGCCAATGCTCCGTCACGTTCGCGACCAAAGGCCTGTGTCCGGTAGTGAAGGGCCGATTGCGGTTGTCATGTCACCTACCAGGGAGTTGGCCACTCAGATTTACAAAGAATGTCAGCCCTTTCTCAAGGTGCTCAACATTAGG GCTTCCTGCTGCGTCGGCGGTTCGTCAATTAGTGAGGATATCGCTGccatgaagaagggtgCCGAAGTGGTTATTTGCACTCCTGGCCGAATGATCGACCTTCTCACCGCCAATAACGGCCGCGTCACAAACGTCCGACGCACCACTTACATTGTTATGGATGAGGCCGACCGAATGTTTGATATGGGCTTTGAACCTCAAGTCATGAAAATTATTAATAATGTTAGACCGAGCGCTCAGAAGGTTCTATTCTCAGCAACATTCCCCAAAACAATGGAATCACTTGCGAGGAGAATTTTGGTGAAGCCCTTGGAGATCACAGTCGGAGGCAGAAGTGTTGTCGCACCCGAAATTGACCAGCGTGTCGAAGTGCGTGATGGTGATACGAAGTTCACACGTTTGCTTGAAATCCTTGGTGAGATGGGCGAGGAGCacaaggatgaagatgatttcCGCACTCTTATCTTTGTAGACCGTCAAGAAAGTGCGGATGATCTATTTAGAGAGCTGCTACAGAGAGGTTATGTCTGTGCTTCATTGCACGGCGGTAAAGAGCAGGTCGATCGAGATGAAGCGATCAAGAATTTCAAGAATGGTGATGTACCTATCATTGTGGCGACTTCAGTAGCGGCAAGAGGTTTAGATGTAAAAGAGTTGAAGCTTGTCATT AATTATGACGCACCTAACCATATGGAAGACTATGTTCACCGTGCTGGCCGAACAGGTCGTGCAGGAAACAAAGGCACTTGTATAACGTTTATCACACCGGAGCAGGAAAGGTTCTCCGTCGACATCGTACGAGCTTTAGAAGCGAGTAAGGCATTCATCCCCGATGACCTGAAAAAGATGTCGGATT CATTCCTTGGCAAGATCAAATCTGGCAAAGCCCGAGCAGCTGGTAGTGGATACAGTGGTAAAGGCCTCGAGCGAATCGAACGCCGtcgagaggagaaagacCGAGCCGAAAAGACAACCTACGGCGATACGTCCGAAGCCCTGTCACTCTCCTCGCGTGAGGGTGCTGTCATCCCTTACAAAGCCAAGACGAACGAGTTCAAGCCTCCAGAGACCTCTCACAAGGGTGAAGCAGACTATACATTCACAGAAATCAAGGTTGATATCGTCAATGGTCCTGCGCCCGACCGCGTTCCCTCTCAACCTGTATTTAACCCAAAGAACGCCGTGGCCTCTTTGCCAGCGCAAACATTGGCGGCACTagagaaggcaaagaaggagggccGAGGCGTAGATGCGGCGAATCTGGCCAATGTGGTGGCCAAACTAACCCAATCTATCGAACTCACCAAAGCGGAGAAACTTGGCTTGGCGGCGGCCACCTCTGCGCCTCGTCTTGCTCCTGGCGCGAGAACAAAAGATCCCGACGCCACCGACTGGCACGCTATTTTCCCCATCAATGATTACCCTCAAAAGGCTCGTTGGAAGGCTACCAATAAAGAGCAAATGACTTTGCTACAAGAAGTATCAGGAGCAAGTATCACAATGCGAGGCAGATTCTACCCGCCTGGGGAGGAGCCTGCGTTGGGTGGTGAACCCAAGTTGAGTCTGTTGATAGAGAGCAACGACGAAATGCGAGTGAGGGCTGCTGTAGAGGAAATTCGAAGGGTGCTGGTCGAAGGATCAGTACAAGCGCTTAATGCGGTCGATAGGGCGGGCGCGACTGGCGGGAGGTACGCTGTGTAG